A single Pedobacter sp. PACM 27299 DNA region contains:
- the ftsY gene encoding signal recognition particle-docking protein FtsY — protein sequence MGLFDFFKKKETAPEAQEALDKGLEKTKEGFLSKITKAVAGKSTVDDDVLDSLEEVLVTSDVGVTTTLKIIDRIQARVAKDKYLSTSELQRLLRDEIQLMLSENNSNDFRKFEYGQHKPYVIMVVGVNGVGKTTTIGKLAHKLKAEGLSVVLGAADTFRAAAVEQIKLWGERVGVRVVAQAMGSDPASVAFDTLQSAVANGEDVVIIDTAGRLHNKIGLMNELGKIKHVMEKVIPSAPHEILLVLDGSTGQNAFEQCKQFTEATDVNALAITKLDGTAKGGVVIGISDQFKIPVKYIGVGESVNDLQLFDKKAFVDSLFN from the coding sequence ATGGGTTTATTCGATTTTTTCAAGAAAAAGGAAACTGCTCCCGAAGCGCAGGAAGCTCTAGACAAGGGTTTAGAGAAAACTAAAGAGGGCTTTTTGAGTAAAATCACGAAGGCCGTTGCGGGTAAGTCGACAGTAGATGATGATGTACTCGATAGTCTTGAGGAGGTTTTAGTGACTTCCGATGTTGGTGTAACTACCACCCTGAAAATTATTGACCGTATACAAGCTCGTGTAGCTAAAGACAAGTATTTATCCACCTCAGAACTGCAGCGTTTGCTGCGCGATGAGATACAATTGATGCTTTCTGAAAACAACAGCAATGACTTCCGTAAGTTTGAATATGGACAGCACAAGCCTTATGTGATTATGGTAGTGGGTGTAAATGGGGTAGGTAAAACCACCACCATTGGTAAACTTGCCCATAAACTGAAAGCTGAAGGGTTGAGCGTAGTTTTAGGTGCAGCCGATACTTTCAGGGCAGCAGCAGTAGAACAGATCAAACTTTGGGGAGAACGCGTTGGCGTAAGGGTAGTCGCACAGGCAATGGGTTCAGACCCTGCTTCTGTGGCTTTCGACACTTTGCAATCTGCAGTCGCCAATGGCGAAGATGTAGTGATCATTGATACTGCCGGACGTTTACACAATAAAATTGGCCTGATGAATGAATTGGGTAAAATTAAACATGTGATGGAAAAGGTAATCCCTTCGGCTCCACACGAAATATTATTGGTGTTGGATGGTTCAACTGGGCAAAATGCCTTTGAACAATGTAAACAGTTTACCGAGGCTACCGACGTAAATGCATTGGCCATTACCAAACTGGATGGTACCGCTAAAGGTGGTGTCGTGATCGGAATTTCTGATCAGTTTAAAATCCCAGTAAAATATATAGGCGTTGGCGAAAGCGTAAACGACCTGCAATTATTTGACAAAAAAGCATTTGTAGACAGCTTGTTTAACTAG
- the rimO gene encoding 30S ribosomal protein S12 methylthiotransferase RimO: protein MNTKTTSKIIPVKKPKINVITLGCSKNLYDSEVLMGQLRGNSMDVVHESDKMGKDDIVVINTCGFIDNAKQESIDTILQYSELKDAGKIAKVIVTGCLSERYKPELEAEITNVDAFFGTNDLNNILHSLGANYKHELIGERLLTTPSHFAYFKIAEGCNRPCSFCAIPLMRGKHVSRDMNELVNEAKILAANGTKELILIAQDLTYYGLDIYGKRNLDELLRRLSDVNGIEWIRLQYAYPSGFPMEILDAMNERDNICKYLDMPLQHITDNMLKSMRRGITKQKTIDIVNQIRDKVPNIAMRTTLICGYPGETEADFEEMLSWVEDTRFDRLGCFTYSHEEKTHAHDLVDDVPAEVKQERVDAIMELQQGISYEINQEKIGHTYKVLVDRKEGDFFIGRTEFDSPEVDNEVLIDAKTGYAANGSFVNVKIDRAEDFDLYGQIVK, encoded by the coding sequence ATGAATACAAAAACCACATCTAAAATCATTCCTGTTAAAAAACCTAAAATCAATGTCATTACTTTGGGTTGTTCTAAAAACCTGTATGATTCAGAAGTTTTGATGGGTCAGCTTCGTGGCAATAGCATGGATGTGGTCCATGAATCCGATAAAATGGGCAAAGATGATATTGTAGTCATCAATACCTGCGGTTTTATCGACAATGCCAAGCAAGAATCAATTGATACTATTCTTCAATATAGCGAACTTAAAGACGCCGGTAAAATTGCCAAAGTAATTGTAACCGGTTGTTTATCTGAAAGGTATAAGCCGGAATTGGAAGCGGAAATCACCAATGTAGATGCTTTCTTTGGAACCAATGATCTGAACAATATCTTACATTCCTTAGGTGCTAATTATAAGCATGAGCTGATTGGAGAAAGGTTATTGACCACTCCATCTCACTTTGCTTATTTTAAAATTGCAGAAGGCTGTAACCGCCCATGCTCTTTTTGTGCCATTCCTTTGATGCGTGGAAAACACGTTTCCAGAGATATGAATGAGTTGGTAAATGAAGCAAAAATTTTAGCCGCTAACGGTACAAAAGAATTAATTCTGATTGCACAGGATCTGACTTATTATGGTTTAGACATTTACGGAAAACGTAACCTGGACGAATTGCTAAGACGTCTTTCTGATGTAAATGGAATCGAATGGATCAGGTTACAATATGCTTATCCTTCAGGTTTCCCAATGGAGATTCTGGATGCAATGAACGAGCGTGATAACATCTGTAAATACCTGGATATGCCTTTACAGCATATTACAGATAATATGTTGAAATCTATGCGTCGTGGAATCACGAAACAGAAGACCATTGATATTGTGAACCAAATCAGAGATAAAGTGCCGAATATCGCCATGCGTACTACTTTAATTTGTGGTTACCCAGGTGAAACAGAAGCCGATTTCGAAGAGATGCTGAGCTGGGTGGAAGACACGAGGTTCGATAGATTAGGTTGTTTCACTTATTCTCATGAAGAAAAAACTCATGCTCATGACCTGGTTGATGATGTCCCTGCAGAAGTAAAACAGGAACGTGTAGATGCCATCATGGAATTACAGCAAGGGATTTCTTATGAGATCAATCAGGAAAAAATCGGTCATACCTATAAAGTACTGGTAGATAGAAAAGAAGGTGATTTCTTTATTGGAAGAACTGAATTTGACTCTCCTGAGGTTGATAATGAGGTTTTAATTGATGCTAAAACAGGTTATGCGGCTAATGGAAGCTTCGTAAATGTGAAGATTGACAGGGCAGAAGATTTTGATCTATATGGACAAATTGTAAAATAA
- the surE gene encoding 5'/3'-nucleotidase SurE, translating to MKKQNSKPNILVVNDDGITAPGIKNLIEVMRELGNVVVVAPDGPQSGMGHAITIGKPLRFDRVDLYEGVEMYKCSGTPVDCVKLAVNKIFKGQKPDLCVSGINHGLNNSINVIYSGTMSAAVEGAIEGIPSIGFSLDDFSEGADFSHCKKFIKVISEEVLKNGLPQATLLNVNFPKGADLKGIKICRQANAKWAEDFDERKDPYQRPYYWLTGVFQNNDKGEDTDVWALEHGFVSVVPVQFDLTAHHAIPVLNTWTFDV from the coding sequence ATGAAGAAGCAAAATTCTAAACCTAATATTTTAGTGGTAAACGATGATGGAATCACAGCTCCGGGCATAAAAAACCTGATTGAAGTGATGAGAGAGCTGGGGAATGTAGTGGTGGTTGCACCAGACGGCCCGCAATCTGGAATGGGACATGCCATTACCATCGGAAAACCATTGCGTTTTGATCGCGTTGATCTTTACGAAGGCGTAGAAATGTATAAATGCTCGGGAACTCCTGTAGACTGTGTAAAGCTGGCCGTAAATAAGATCTTTAAAGGTCAGAAACCGGATTTATGTGTTTCTGGGATTAACCATGGATTGAATAACTCCATCAATGTCATCTATTCAGGAACGATGTCTGCTGCGGTGGAAGGAGCAATTGAAGGCATTCCATCGATTGGGTTTTCTCTGGATGATTTCTCCGAAGGTGCGGACTTCAGCCACTGTAAGAAATTTATTAAAGTAATCTCTGAAGAAGTATTGAAAAATGGCTTGCCGCAAGCCACCTTACTCAATGTCAACTTCCCAAAAGGAGCAGATTTGAAAGGAATAAAAATATGTCGTCAGGCCAATGCCAAATGGGCGGAAGATTTCGATGAGCGTAAAGATCCTTACCAACGTCCTTATTATTGGTTGACCGGAGTTTTCCAAAATAACGATAAAGGGGAAGATACAGATGTATGGGCATTGGAACATGGTTTCGTATCCGTAGTTCCAGTACAATTTGACTTAACGGCACACCATGCCATCCCTGTATTGAACACCTGGACATTTGATGTTTAG
- a CDS encoding Ldh family oxidoreductase, translating into MIFHTFTEQNLRQFTERVFLKMGCPAVDAQLAADVLLKSDLRGIDSHGVARLSGYVRLWEKERINATPNVRVVHETPTTATVDGDAGLGLVVAPFAMKVAIEKAKIYGSGWVAVKNSNHFGIAGYHALMAVEQDMIGVSMTNASPLVTPTYANERLLGTNPMCYAFPAGKYPPVVVDMATAAAANGKLEIAQRANLPIPEGWVQDKDGNVSTNPHQLKDGGSLLPLGSDKDHGSHKGYGLSATVDILSAVLSGANYGPWVPPFVAFLEPSANPVGQGIGHFFGAMRIDGFRPAADFKDHLDNWIERFQSAKTIKEGQKVVIPGEPEYAFEQERRVQGIPIIDVVVNDLNELAEKLGIEGLA; encoded by the coding sequence ATGATTTTTCACACTTTTACAGAACAAAATTTACGTCAATTTACGGAAAGGGTATTCCTGAAAATGGGATGCCCTGCAGTCGATGCGCAATTGGCAGCAGATGTATTGCTAAAATCAGATTTGCGTGGAATAGATTCTCATGGAGTAGCCAGGTTAAGCGGCTATGTTAGATTATGGGAAAAAGAACGCATCAATGCGACACCTAACGTGCGTGTGGTTCATGAAACGCCAACTACTGCCACAGTAGATGGAGATGCAGGACTAGGACTGGTAGTGGCTCCTTTTGCCATGAAAGTAGCAATAGAAAAAGCAAAGATCTATGGGAGTGGATGGGTAGCGGTTAAAAATTCTAATCATTTTGGAATTGCCGGATATCATGCTTTAATGGCGGTAGAACAAGATATGATTGGGGTAAGTATGACCAATGCAAGTCCGTTGGTTACACCAACTTATGCGAATGAAAGGTTACTGGGTACCAATCCGATGTGTTATGCTTTTCCTGCTGGAAAGTATCCTCCGGTAGTGGTGGATATGGCTACCGCTGCGGCAGCAAATGGGAAGTTGGAAATCGCTCAAAGAGCAAATCTGCCGATCCCAGAAGGCTGGGTACAGGATAAAGATGGAAATGTTTCTACAAATCCACATCAATTGAAAGATGGTGGGTCTCTTTTGCCTTTAGGCAGTGATAAAGACCATGGCAGTCATAAAGGATATGGGCTTAGTGCTACGGTAGATATTTTATCAGCAGTGCTGTCAGGGGCAAATTATGGTCCTTGGGTGCCTCCTTTTGTGGCTTTCCTGGAACCATCAGCCAATCCTGTTGGACAAGGTATCGGACATTTCTTTGGTGCGATGCGCATTGATGGCTTCCGTCCGGCAGCAGATTTTAAAGATCATCTGGACAATTGGATTGAACGTTTTCAATCTGCAAAGACGATAAAAGAAGGTCAAAAAGTAGTGATTCCGGGAGAGCCGGAGTATGCTTTTGAACAGGAACGTAGAGTTCAGGGAATTCCAATTATCGATGTGGTAGTGAATGATCTGAATGAACTTGCGGAAAAACTAGGGATTGAAGGCTTAGCCTAA
- the bshC gene encoding bacillithiol biosynthesis cysteine-adding enzyme BshC, with the protein MQAKYISYQETNAFSTAVLDYIDGKDQLSAFYKYTPDFEGFAKAIANRDFKGNRSVLTEVLKKQYTTVEAPALVEQNIQLLADDRTYTITTGHQLNIFTGPLYFIYKIVTAINLAKELKEKFPNENFVPVYWMATEDHDFEEINHVKIEDRKLSWNKNAAGATGRLSTKDITETLLAYKGYLGISENGLQLAELVERAYGTHGKLSDATRELVNGLFGKYGLVCVDADEPALKKEFAPIIEADIIGQHSFKHISESNAALEAKGYKTQVNPREINFFYMTDQLRERIVAEDEVFKVMNTDIQFSLDELKKEISEFPERFSPNVVMRPVYQEVILPNLAYIGGGAELTYWLQLKANFDYYQVDFPVLLLRNSALVIDKRSELKMQILGISHKDLFKNNETLKNDWIKAHVNLQLTLGDEQRTLSAIFDQIKLNAYKIDKTLSQSADAAKTKALKLIVNLEKKMLRAEKRKHDTSLSQIDNLKGKLFPTGVLQERVLNIAPLYVAYGDEFIASLILNFKPLDHQFTVLFAS; encoded by the coding sequence ATGCAGGCCAAATACATCTCTTACCAGGAAACCAATGCCTTCTCCACCGCTGTACTCGATTACATCGACGGAAAGGACCAGTTAAGTGCTTTTTATAAGTACACACCGGATTTCGAAGGCTTTGCTAAAGCCATCGCTAACCGCGATTTTAAAGGAAATAGGTCTGTATTGACTGAGGTTCTGAAAAAGCAATATACCACCGTTGAAGCACCCGCTTTAGTGGAACAAAATATACAACTTCTAGCTGATGACCGGACTTATACCATTACCACCGGTCATCAGCTTAATATCTTTACGGGTCCACTTTATTTCATTTACAAGATTGTCACAGCCATTAACCTTGCAAAAGAGTTAAAGGAGAAGTTTCCGAATGAAAACTTTGTCCCCGTTTATTGGATGGCTACCGAAGATCATGATTTTGAAGAGATCAACCATGTGAAAATCGAAGATAGGAAGCTCAGCTGGAATAAAAATGCAGCCGGAGCCACTGGAAGATTAAGTACCAAAGACATCACAGAAACATTATTGGCTTATAAAGGCTATCTCGGCATTAGCGAGAATGGTTTGCAATTGGCCGAATTGGTCGAAAGGGCATACGGAACACATGGGAAACTTTCTGATGCCACCAGGGAACTGGTCAATGGGTTATTTGGAAAGTATGGATTGGTCTGTGTAGATGCAGATGAACCCGCGCTAAAAAAGGAATTTGCGCCTATTATCGAAGCAGATATTATTGGTCAGCATAGCTTTAAGCATATTTCTGAAAGCAATGCTGCTTTGGAAGCCAAAGGTTATAAGACTCAGGTAAACCCTAGGGAAATCAATTTCTTTTACATGACAGACCAGTTAAGGGAACGTATTGTAGCAGAAGATGAAGTATTTAAGGTGATGAATACCGACATTCAGTTCAGTCTCGATGAATTAAAAAAAGAAATCAGCGAGTTCCCGGAACGTTTTAGTCCGAATGTGGTGATGCGCCCGGTGTATCAGGAAGTGATTTTGCCAAACCTGGCCTATATCGGTGGAGGTGCAGAACTGACTTATTGGTTACAGCTAAAAGCAAACTTCGATTATTATCAGGTAGATTTTCCGGTTTTATTGCTTAGAAACTCCGCATTAGTGATCGATAAACGTTCTGAATTAAAAATGCAGATTCTTGGTATCAGTCATAAAGATTTGTTTAAAAATAACGAAACACTTAAAAACGATTGGATCAAAGCCCATGTTAATTTACAGCTGACATTGGGGGATGAGCAACGTACATTGAGCGCCATTTTTGATCAGATTAAGCTCAATGCTTATAAAATAGATAAAACACTTTCGCAATCGGCTGATGCTGCTAAAACTAAAGCGCTAAAATTGATCGTCAACCTGGAGAAGAAAATGCTGCGCGCTGAAAAGCGAAAGCATGATACTTCTTTATCACAGATTGACAATTTAAAAGGGAAACTTTTCCCAACAGGGGTGCTGCAGGAGCGGGTGCTGAATATTGCACCTTTATATGTAGCCTATGGCGATGAGTTTATCGCTTCCCTGATTTTGAATTTCAAACCATTGGACCATCAGTTTACGGTTCTATTTGCTTCATAA
- the lpxB gene encoding lipid-A-disaccharide synthase, translating into MRYYLVAGEASGDLHGANLMKALKLEDAAAEFRYYGGDKMKAEGGKLKKHYSEMAFMGFTEVVMNLRTIFRNMKACKADVLAYRPDVLILIDFPGFNLKIAEFAKANGIKVAYYISPKVWAWNQKRVLKIKKIVDQLFCILPFEVDFYKKWGMEVNYVGNPLLDEIALFVPDPEFRTKHQLNKDIVALLPGSRKQEIERLLPDMLSVTAAFPDQQFVVAAAPSFDAAYYQQFINTVNVTLVFGQTYQLLHVAKAAIVASGTATLETALFHVPQVVVYRGGKISVAIARMLVNIRFISLVNLIMDRKVVTELIQEDCNTQQITNILKDLLYTEVRNTMLADYEELSGKMGTAGASERTAKLLISDLKGR; encoded by the coding sequence ATGAGATACTATTTAGTAGCTGGAGAAGCCTCCGGAGATTTGCACGGTGCCAACTTAATGAAAGCACTAAAACTGGAAGATGCAGCTGCGGAGTTTCGCTATTATGGGGGTGATAAAATGAAAGCAGAAGGAGGGAAGTTGAAAAAGCATTACTCCGAAATGGCTTTCATGGGCTTTACAGAGGTGGTCATGAATTTGAGAACCATCTTCAGGAACATGAAAGCCTGCAAAGCAGATGTATTGGCTTACCGTCCTGACGTATTGATTCTAATTGATTTTCCAGGTTTTAACCTTAAAATTGCGGAATTTGCGAAGGCGAATGGGATCAAAGTAGCCTATTATATCTCTCCAAAAGTATGGGCATGGAACCAGAAAAGGGTATTAAAAATTAAGAAAATTGTAGATCAGCTTTTTTGTATTTTACCATTTGAGGTTGATTTCTATAAGAAATGGGGGATGGAGGTCAATTATGTAGGGAATCCCTTGCTGGATGAAATTGCATTATTTGTCCCGGATCCTGAATTCAGGACCAAACATCAGCTGAATAAAGATATTGTGGCCTTACTGCCTGGTAGTAGAAAACAGGAAATCGAGCGATTACTGCCGGATATGTTAAGTGTAACTGCTGCTTTTCCTGATCAGCAGTTTGTAGTGGCTGCTGCACCTAGTTTTGATGCCGCTTATTACCAGCAATTTATAAATACGGTAAATGTGACCCTTGTTTTCGGACAAACCTATCAGTTGCTTCATGTGGCCAAAGCAGCTATTGTAGCTTCCGGAACTGCAACTCTTGAAACGGCTTTATTCCATGTGCCACAGGTAGTCGTTTACCGTGGGGGTAAAATCTCTGTTGCGATTGCGCGGATGCTTGTAAATATCCGCTTTATCTCCCTGGTAAATCTGATTATGGATCGAAAAGTAGTGACCGAACTTATTCAGGAAGACTGTAATACCCAGCAGATCACCAATATCTTAAAAGACTTGCTTTATACCGAGGTTAGAAACACGATGTTGGCAGATTACGAAGAATTATCCGGTAAAATGGGAACTGCTGGTGCCTCAGAAAGAACCGCAAAACTCTTAATTTCCGACCTAAAAGGCCGTTAG
- a CDS encoding M16 family metallopeptidase, which produces MKKKLLLLACFLIAGSSIMAQSGFQWKTASSGGYTYKYVTNDPTKSRFYTLKNGLTVILSPNTKEPTIEFRMSVRAGSNTDPRTATGLAHYLEHLLFKGTDKFGTLDFAKEKPLLDKIDGLYEQYNKTTDPAKRKEIYAQIDKTSGEASNYSIANEYDKMMKAIGGQSTNAHTWYEETVYNEDFPSNATDKFLALQAERFRNPIFRIFHTELEAVYEEKNRGLDDDSWKINEKTAELLFPTHNYGQQTTIGTVEHLKNPSLVEIRKYYNKYYVPNNMAIAMAGDFNPDEMIKKVDQSFSFMQSKPVELYQPAPEKPLTKIQKLDIYGPSAESVRLSYRGFAENTQQSLLLDLISSILSNGKAGLLDINLNKQQKVLRASAGYQQMKDYGIFFLTAQPKQGQTLEQAQQLLLDQLNILKKGDFDESLIKATVANQKLSLLQSFDENAFRVEAVTNEFILNRATKWDKSLNGQDAMAKITKKQVIEFANQFFKENYVATYKHKGEDKSIAKVEKPTITPVQTNATETSPFAKNLLALPSAPIAPKFLDFQKDLNFGNAGIAEVITVENKENSIFRLSYRFEMGAYNNKLIPYAAQYLAFLATDKYSAEEISKEFYNIACNYTFNVSNEVATINISGLQENFDKAVTLVEHILTNCKANEQALTELKSRILKSRENNKLNKAAILSGLMSYAQFGSANPTNFTLTNQEVNNISSAELLAILHNLRNYQHTITYYGPQNEATFSANINKLHKLPAAFVAAPAAKKFVYTENANSQVYFADYDMVQSEVRWVRNAGKYEGDLAGKVTLFNSYFGGGMGSIVFQTIRESKALAYSTFAVFAAPDRDDKQYAMVAYVGSQADKMNDAVKGMNELLNDLPESEKSFEASKYNAMNSIETSRITKDGIIAAYFANKKLGIDHDGRIDEYNELKPLTFTDIKAFHAARVANKPYNYCIVASDKKVKLEDMEKFGTFNKLSLEQIFGY; this is translated from the coding sequence ATGAAGAAAAAATTACTGCTACTCGCCTGTTTTCTAATTGCAGGGTCGAGTATAATGGCTCAATCCGGTTTTCAATGGAAAACGGCGAGCTCGGGTGGATATACTTATAAGTATGTGACCAATGACCCGACAAAATCACGTTTTTATACCTTGAAGAACGGCTTAACAGTGATTTTATCCCCAAACACGAAAGAACCAACCATTGAATTCCGAATGAGTGTAAGAGCGGGAAGTAATACAGATCCGCGTACTGCAACCGGATTGGCGCATTACCTGGAGCACTTGTTGTTCAAAGGAACAGATAAATTCGGCACCTTGGACTTCGCAAAAGAAAAGCCATTGTTGGATAAAATCGATGGTCTTTATGAGCAATACAATAAAACAACTGATCCGGCAAAACGAAAAGAAATCTACGCACAGATTGATAAAACTTCTGGTGAAGCTTCTAATTATTCTATCGCCAATGAGTATGATAAAATGATGAAAGCAATCGGTGGGCAGTCGACAAATGCACATACCTGGTATGAGGAAACGGTTTACAATGAAGATTTCCCTTCAAATGCGACCGATAAATTCCTTGCTTTACAAGCAGAGCGATTCCGTAATCCTATTTTCCGTATTTTCCATACGGAATTAGAAGCAGTGTATGAAGAGAAAAACAGGGGCTTAGATGATGATTCCTGGAAAATTAATGAGAAGACAGCAGAATTATTATTCCCGACTCATAATTATGGTCAGCAGACGACCATTGGCACGGTAGAACACTTAAAGAACCCTTCTTTGGTAGAAATCAGAAAGTATTACAACAAATACTATGTACCAAATAACATGGCCATTGCTATGGCCGGAGATTTCAATCCGGATGAAATGATCAAAAAGGTGGATCAGTCTTTCTCTTTCATGCAATCAAAACCTGTTGAACTGTATCAGCCAGCACCAGAAAAACCATTAACGAAAATTCAGAAACTAGACATTTATGGCCCTAGCGCAGAAAGCGTAAGATTATCTTACAGAGGTTTTGCAGAAAACACGCAGCAAAGCTTGTTGTTAGACCTGATTTCCAGTATTCTTTCTAATGGTAAAGCGGGTTTATTGGATATTAACCTGAATAAACAGCAAAAAGTACTTCGTGCATCCGCAGGTTATCAGCAGATGAAGGATTACGGAATTTTCTTCCTCACTGCACAGCCTAAACAAGGACAAACTTTAGAGCAGGCGCAGCAATTGTTATTGGATCAGCTGAATATTCTTAAAAAAGGAGATTTTGATGAAAGCCTGATTAAGGCAACTGTTGCCAATCAGAAACTGAGCTTATTACAGTCTTTTGATGAGAATGCTTTCCGTGTTGAGGCCGTCACCAATGAATTTATCTTGAACCGTGCCACTAAATGGGACAAATCTTTAAATGGACAGGATGCGATGGCAAAAATCACGAAAAAACAAGTGATTGAATTTGCCAACCAGTTTTTCAAAGAGAATTATGTGGCCACTTATAAACATAAAGGAGAAGATAAAAGCATCGCCAAGGTAGAGAAACCGACCATTACTCCAGTACAAACCAATGCGACAGAAACTTCCCCATTTGCTAAAAACCTATTGGCATTACCATCCGCACCTATTGCTCCTAAATTCCTGGATTTCCAGAAAGACCTAAATTTCGGTAATGCAGGAATCGCAGAGGTCATCACCGTAGAGAATAAAGAAAATAGCATTTTCCGTCTATCTTATCGCTTCGAGATGGGTGCCTACAACAACAAACTAATACCTTATGCAGCTCAATATCTTGCTTTCTTAGCCACTGATAAATACAGCGCAGAAGAAATCAGTAAAGAATTCTATAACATTGCTTGTAATTATACTTTTAATGTGAGCAATGAAGTGGCTACGATTAACATCAGCGGCTTACAGGAAAATTTTGATAAGGCTGTTACTTTGGTAGAGCATATCCTGACCAACTGTAAAGCCAACGAACAGGCTTTAACGGAACTAAAAAGTAGAATTCTTAAATCAAGAGAAAACAATAAGTTAAATAAAGCAGCTATCCTAAGCGGCTTGATGAGCTATGCACAATTTGGTTCAGCGAATCCAACTAACTTTACTTTAACCAATCAAGAGGTAAACAACATTAGCTCTGCTGAGCTATTGGCCATCTTGCACAACCTGAGAAACTATCAGCATACGATCACGTATTATGGTCCGCAAAATGAGGCTACTTTCAGTGCAAACATCAATAAGCTGCATAAATTACCTGCAGCATTTGTTGCTGCACCGGCAGCAAAGAAATTCGTTTACACGGAAAATGCAAATAGTCAGGTTTATTTTGCAGACTATGACATGGTGCAGTCTGAAGTGCGCTGGGTAAGAAATGCAGGTAAATATGAAGGCGATTTAGCAGGAAAAGTGACACTTTTCAATAGTTATTTTGGTGGCGGTATGGGTTCAATTGTGTTCCAGACCATCAGGGAATCTAAAGCATTGGCCTATTCCACTTTTGCAGTTTTCGCTGCTCCTGATCGTGACGACAAACAATATGCAATGGTTGCTTATGTGGGCAGTCAGGCGGATAAAATGAATGATGCGGTAAAAGGAATGAATGAGTTATTAAACGATCTTCCTGAATCGGAAAAATCATTTGAAGCTTCAAAATACAATGCTATGAATTCGATAGAAACCAGCAGAATCACTAAGGATGGAATTATAGCAGCCTATTTTGCCAATAAAAAACTAGGAATCGACCATGATGGAAGAATCGATGAATACAATGAATTGAAACCTTTAACTTTTACAGATATCAAGGCTTTCCATGCAGCACGTGTGGCCAACAAACCATACAATTACTGTATTGTAGCTTCCGATAAGAAAGTAAAATTAGAAGATATGGAGAAATTCGGAACCTTCAACAAATTGAGCTTAGAACAAATATTTGGTTACTAA